Proteins encoded together in one Passer domesticus isolate bPasDom1 chromosome 6, bPasDom1.hap1, whole genome shotgun sequence window:
- the LOC135303371 gene encoding malignant fibrous histiocytoma-amplified sequence 1 homolog isoform X5: protein MLESLDLDRNKLRSITGISRLCNLKKLILSKNEFVDFPNEIQSLVCLERLELNQNQIRIIPEGVFSHLPRLKHLRLNNNRLCALPRDLAACRGSLQYLNISNNLFRTFPQPVLQLARLQEFHVQNNALRQLPRELFQGQSLKMFKASGNPLREPPSEVCAGGVQQIRNYFTQLQHGLGQEDKRVKTMFLGASLAGKSTICRSLKQGQSRLVPKEERTVGIEISEFKIEDFTFLFWDFAGQLEYYMTHHVFITPQALVILVINLHMYQTNDKTFKELVGFWINNLSMRVPNSVVLPVGTHVDCCQEQEVAEKTHDIMARITAMLAERKSNLAHFIDNLEGSEEPKFYVDQWERLKEMESCTLTILNLVAVNCTDHRAIRKLEATILKHVKNEELFPEVVRVLPPLYRQVEAAIADIAESEEMAAHGMMDLQYLLSKLSQQGQLASLNRELLQDILRYLHRIGLVVWYEEIQHLENTVFLQPTFLITMFKLLVRHHLVQQLESISVETLIGERATIRDRANWVWTFKSKAMLCHQAVRALVKHQLCSEGMRDVFEEIMGHRPHRGRGKLFSLLEHFELCLEVKHAEALNPQAREFVPGKPWETTQSQGKSWYLFPTYLNQTEEVSEVWGGDHPEDLHIRAYFSPEIPEGFFQRFLVKACSFYSTHWVAKVTCLLVCNGKPLLIKENNQRAYSYLELRGRKPSERTGFQFAWDFLVAVVLIIQKLSEEWPGLHVCVKTPCRTSGCPAEFLWPDMDGTGATTKEDVKTCGTCGHRFGAELLLPKVPRPLEEPPAQPSACYYVTSYGTTSFGPSSIQVTRQVRTLLPGHCCLPLPRDQEEWSGSSNEGMQLPAGWGGHTPSSGSPLDSTLLPETPPPLHL from the exons ATGCTGGAGAGCCTTGACCTTGACAGGAACAAGCTCAGGAGCATCACTGGCATTTCTAGGCTTTGCAACCTCAAGAAGCTGATACTGTCCAAGAATGAGTTTGTGGACTTTCCCAATGAAATCCAGAGCCTGGTCTGTTTGGAGAGGCTTGAGCTGAATCAGAACCAAATCCGGATCATCCCAGAGGGGGTTTTCTCCCATCTCCCCAGGCTGAAGCACCTGCGGCTGAACAACAACCGTCTCTGTGCCCTCCCCAGGGACCTGGCAGCCTGTCGGGGCAGCCTCCAGTACCTCAACATCTCCAACAACCTGTTCCGGACCTTCCCGCAGCCCGTCCTGCAGCTGGCACGCCTACAGGAGTTCCACGTGCAGAATAACGCCCTCCgccagctccccagggagctcTTCCAGGGACAGTCCCTGAAAATGTTTAAGGCCAGTGGGAACCCCCTCCGGGAGCCGCCCAGTGAAGTGTGCGCTGGTGGCGTTCAGCAGATCCGGAATTACTTCACCCAGCTTCAGCATGGTTTGGGGCAGGAGGACAAGAGGGTCAAGACCATGTTCCTGGGGGCCTCGCTGGCAGGGAAGTCCACCATCTGCAGAAGCCTGAAGCAAGGGCAATCCAGACTGGTGCCCAAGGAAGAGCGAACAGTTGGGATAGAGATCAGTGAGTTCAAGATTGAGGACTTCACGTTTCTCTTCTGGGACTTTGCTGGCCAGCTGGAATACTACATGACTCACCACGTGTTCATCACCCCACAGGCGCTCGTCATCCTCGTCATCAATCTTCACAT GTACCAAACTAATGACAAAACTTTCAAGGAGCTTGTTGGTTTCTGGATCAACAACCTGTCCATGCGAGTTCCAAACTCAGTGGTGCTTCCTGTGGGAACCCATGTGgactgctgccaggagcaggaggtagCAGAGAAGACACATGACATCATGGCCAGGATCACAGCCATGCTGGCAGAGAGAAAAAGCAACCTTGCTCACTTCATCGACAACCTGGAGGGCAGTGAGGAGCCCAAGTTTTACGTGGACCAGTGGGAGAGGCTGAAGGAGATGGAGAGCTGCACGTTAACC ATCTTAAACTTAGTTGCTGTCAACTGCACGGATCACCGTGCCATCAGAAAGCTCGAGGCCACTATTCTGAAGCATGTGAAGAATGAGGAGCTCTTCCCTGAGGTTGTCCGAGTGCTGCCGCCCCTCTACAGGCAGGTGGAAGCTGCCATCGCGGATATCGCAGAGAGCGAGGAGATGGCGGCCCATG GCATGATGGACCTCCAGTACCTACTCAGCAAACTCTCCCAGCAGGGGCAGCTGGCCAGCCTGAACAGAGAGCTCCTCCAGGACATCCTGCGCTACCTCCACCGCATCGGGCTCGTCGTGTGGTACGAGGAAATCCAGCACTTGGAAAACACCGTCTTCCTCCAGCCTACGTTTTTAATAACGATGTTCAAG CTCCTGGTGCGGCACCACCTCGTGCAGCAGCTCGAGAGCATCTCCGTGGAGACGCTGATCGGGGAGCGTGCCACCATCAGAGACAGGGCCAACTGGGTGTGGACCTTCAAGTCAAAGGCAATGCTGTGCCACCAGGCTGTGCGTGCCTTGGTGAAGCACCAGCTCTGCTCGGAAGGGATGCGGGATGTCTTTGAGGAAATCATGGGGCACAGGCCTCACAGAGGGAGAGGGAAGCTCTTCAGCCTCCTGGAGCActttgagctctgcctggaggtGAAGCACGCTGAAGCACTCAACCCCCAGGCCAGGGAGTTTGTGCCTGGGAAGCCGTGGGAGACAACACAGAGCCAAGGCAAGTCCTGGTACTTGTTCCCAACCTATCTGAACCAGACAGAGGAAGTGTCTGAGGTGTGGGGAGGAGATCACCCCGAGGACCTCCACATCCGAGCCTACTTCTCACCTGAAATACCTGAGGGCTTCTTCCAGAG GTTCCTGGTGAAAGCTTGCTCCTTCTATTCCACACACTGGGTGGCCAAGGTGACCTGCCTGCTTGTATGCAATGGCAAACCTCTGCTGATCAAAGAGAATAACCAGAGGGCCTACAGCTACCTGGAGCTCCGTGGCAGAAAGCCATCAGAAAGGACAG GGTTCCAGTTTGCCTGGGACTTCCTCGTGGCAGTTGTGCTCATCATCCAGAAGCTCTCTGAGGAGTGGCCGGGGCTGCACGTGTGTGTGAAGACTCCGTGCCGAACGTCCGGCTGTCCCGCAGAGTTCCTCTGGCCAGACATGGATGGCACAGGTGCCAC GACAAAGGAAGATGTTAAAACCTGTGGGACGTGTGGGCACCGCTTtggtgcagagctgctcctgcccaaaG TACCCAGGCCACTGGAggagcccccagcacagccctctgcTTGCTATTACGTGACAAGCTACGGCACCACCAGCTTTGGGCCCAGCAGCATCCAGGTCACTCGGCAGGTAAGGACACTGCTGCCAGGTCACTGctgcctgcccttgcccagggACCAAGAGGAATGGTCTGGCTCCTCAAATGAAGGCATGCAGttgcctgcaggctggggagggcacaCCCCATCTTCAGGCAGCCCTCTGGATTCCACACTCCTCCCTGAGACACCGCCCCCTCTGCACCTCTGA